The DNA region CATGACATATTCGCCGCCCTGTAACAGCACTGGCTGTGCCGATTGCACATAGCCATTGGCTTGCTCCTGAGGCAAAGCAGTGGTGTAAAACACTTCCTGCTCGTCATCTTTCTCAAGGCTTGGGCGCGTTTCGTTCAGGCCATACAGCACGGGCGGGATTGCGGGCGCATGGCCGAGAAAATTGTGCCAGAACTGGATACGCATTTCGTGGCGGAAATCGGAGATTTGCTCCAGCGAACAGGAGTAGCTCTGGGTGACGCCAAGCAGTGGCGTATCTTCCAGGGTGACAAACTTATGCTCAGGTATCGCAAATTCCCCCAGACGCAGAGGCGGGCGAATACCGAACGCGCTCCATTCCGGTGAACGACGATACAGCGCAGGCGTTTGGGAAAACTGTTTCTTAAAGGCGCGGGTGAACGTTTGTTGAGAGTCAAAGCGGTATTGCAGGGCGATATCCAGAATCGGACGAGCCGTCAGGCGAAGAGCAACAGCGGATTTCGATAAGCGGCGTGCGCGAATATACGCGCCAATCGCGTGGCCCGTCACGTCCTTAAACATTCTCTGCAGATGCCACTTGGAATAACCCGCTTTTGCCGCCACATTGTCAAGCGACAGGGGCTGATCCAGATGACCTTCCAGCCAGATTAATAGGTCGCGAATAATGCCGGCCTGATCCATAAAATATCCTCATCCTTTCAACTACAAACACCTGACATCAGATTATTGGATAATAGCATTTTTTGTTGTTTTAGCATTCAGTGTTTTTTTTGCGCATTAATGCTTTTTTTGGATCAAATAAAACGTGATTATTGTAATCCTGTGATCTGTAAACAGTTTCTTTTACAATGTCGAATAATTGCCCAGCGTAATTTTAAAGAATGGTAACAATATGAAATACAAGAGTTTAGTTCTTTCCGCCCTGTTATTCATGCTGGCGCCGCTGGCGTCTGCCGAGCAGATTGGTTCCGTCGATACGGTGTTCAAAATTTTTGGACCGGATCATAAGATTGTCGTGGAGGCGTTTGACGATCCCGATGTCAAAAACGTGACCTGCTACGTCAGCCGTGCCAAGACCGGGGGCATCAAAGGCGGTCTGGGGCTGGCCGAAGACACCTCCGATGCCGCCATCTCTTGTCAGCAGGTGGGACCGGTAGAACTGAGTGACAGAATCA from Citrobacter amalonaticus Y19 includes:
- the creA gene encoding protein CreA → MKYKSLVLSALLFMLAPLASAEQIGSVDTVFKIFGPDHKIVVEAFDDPDVKNVTCYVSRAKTGGIKGGLGLAEDTSDAAISCQQVGPVELSDRIKNGKAQGEVVFKKRTSLVFKSLQVVRFYDAKRNALAYLAYSDKVVDGSPKNAISAVPIMPWRE
- the robA gene encoding MDR efflux pump AcrAB transcriptional activator RobA, translated to MDQAGIIRDLLIWLEGHLDQPLSLDNVAAKAGYSKWHLQRMFKDVTGHAIGAYIRARRLSKSAVALRLTARPILDIALQYRFDSQQTFTRAFKKQFSQTPALYRRSPEWSAFGIRPPLRLGEFAIPEHKFVTLEDTPLLGVTQSYSCSLEQISDFRHEMRIQFWHNFLGHAPAIPPVLYGLNETRPSLEKDDEQEVFYTTALPQEQANGYVQSAQPVLLQGGEYVMFTYDGLGTGVQEFILTVYGTCMPMLNLTRRKGQDIERYYPAEDAKAGDRPINLRCEFLIPIRR